Genomic segment of Mucilaginibacter sabulilitoris:
GGGCATAGCAAAGCCAGTCCTAAGCGTATAATAAAAAATAACGTATTAAGCGAGTTGGGGCGGTTGCCAGATATTAAGGCTTTGTTTGCGAAGTGCAGGAACTGCCAGTTCAGGATAGCTTGACTTAAATTGCTGGATCAATATACAAACAGTAATCTCTTCGAGCTTCAGCACCCGTGAACTCGAACAGCAAGAACAAGTGCAGAACGGCGGGCAAGCCTCTTGCGTATCATGATTATTGGTTTGATTTACGC
This window contains:
- a CDS encoding DUF6660 family protein — encoded protein: MRSLSILLCLYMTVLAILPCRDKDDFGPEITQATLYSVNQTNNHDTQEACPPFCTCSCCSSSRVLKLEEITVCILIQQFKSSYPELAVPALRKQSLNIWQPPQLA